A section of the Salvelinus fontinalis isolate EN_2023a chromosome 33, ASM2944872v1, whole genome shotgun sequence genome encodes:
- the LOC129832050 gene encoding septin-5 isoform X1 → MHVPSWLEIAECTVAPVAMEDSDHEAHSSSDDLDSAPPSPGHTRDHHHEPEQHSSHSMDDSEDSELENIMQQDPHHSGDHPHPPLGGYEHSPDHEHSHPVDREVEGGDTPGTPTFLRPPTAGGRAQSDNQGVGRLQLGECGMVDHYDMQSPLSPTRPKSPWGRFDPYDFPEDQDKDYVGFATLPNQVHRKSVKKGFDFTLMVAGESGLGKSTLVNSLFLTDLYKDRKLLNAEERITQTVEITKHTVDIEEKGVKLKLTIVDTPGFGDAVNNTECWKSVADYIDQQFEQYFRDESGLNRKNIQDNRVHCCLYFISPFGHGLRPLDVEFMKALHEKVNIVPILAKADTLTPTEVKKKKFKIREEIQQYGIKIYQFPDCDSDEDEDFKQQDQELKDSIPFAVIGSNTVVEAKGKRVRGRLYPWGIVEVENSAHCDFVKLRNMLVRTHMQDLKDVTRETHYENYRAHCIQSMTRMVVKERNRNKLTRESGTDFPIPVIPSTTDTETEKLIREKDEELRRMQEMLTKIQEQMHTQKEAY, encoded by the exons ATGCATGTTCCTTCCTGGTTGGAGATTGCAGAGTGCACTGTAGCCCCAGTAGCAATGGAGGACAGTGACCATGAGGCTCACTCatcatcagatgacctggactccGCCCCGCCATCCCCTGGCCACACCAGGGACCACCACCATGAGCCCGAACAG cACTCAAGCCATTCCATGGATGATTCTGAAGACTCTGAGTTGGAGAACATCATGCAACAAGACCCCCACCACAGCGGGGACCACCCTCACCCGCCTCTGGGCGGCTATGAGCACAGCCCCGACCATGAGCACTCCCACCCGGTGGACAGGGAGGTGGAGGGTGGCGACACACCCGGGACACCCACCTTTTTGCGGCCCCCCACGGCGGGTGGCAGAGCCCAGTCAGACAACCAGGGCGTAGGGAGGCTGCAGTTGGGTGAATGTGGGATGGTGGATCACTATGACATGCAGTCTCCCCTCAGTCCCACCAGGCCCAAGAGCCCCTGGGGTCGCTTTGACCCCTACGACTTTCCAGAG GACCAAGACAAGGACTATGTGGGCTTTGCCACACTGCCAAACCAGGTGCACCGTAAGTCTGTTAAGAAGGGCTTTGACTTCACCCTGATGGTAGCAGGGGAGTCTGGTCTGGGCAAGTCCACCCTGGTCAACAGCCTCTTCCTCACAGACCTCTACAAGGACAGGAAGCTACTCAACGCTGAGG AGCGGATCACTCAGACAGTGGAGATCACTAAACACACAGTGGACATTGAGGAGAAGGGCGTAAAGCTGAAGCTCACCATTGTAGACACCCCTGGCTTTGGAGACGCTGTCAATAACACTGAATG CTGGAAGTCAGTGGCGGACTACATCGACCAGCAGTTTGAGCAGTACTTCAGGGACGAGAGTGGACTGAACAGGAAGAACATCCAAGATAACAGAGTCCACTGCTGCCTCTACTTCATCTCTCCCTTCGGACACGG TCTGAGGCCTCTGGATGTGGAGTTTATGAAGGCCCTTCATGAGAAGGTCAACATTGTGCCAATCCTGGCCAAGGCAGATACACTCACACCCACCGAGGTCAAGAAAAAGAAATTCAAG ATCCGAGAGGAGATCCAGCAGTATGGGATTAAGATCTACCAGTTCCCAGACTGTGACTCTGATGAGGATGAGGACTTCAAACAGCAGGATCAGGAGCTCAAG gaCAGTATACCGTTTGCGGTGATCGGCAGCAACACGGTGGTGGAGGCCAAAGGGAAGAGGGTCCGTGGTCGTCTGTATCCCTGGGGCATCGTGGAAG TGGAGAACTCGGCGCACTGTGACTTTGTGAAGCTGAGGAACATGTTGGTGAGGACACACATGCAGGACCTGAAGGATGTGACACGGGAGACCCACTATGAGAACTACAGGGCTCACTGCATCCAGAGCATGACCCGCATGGTGGTGAAGGAACGCAACCGCaa TAAACTGACCAGGGAGAGCGGCACAGACTTCCCCATCCCTGTGATACCAAGTAccacagacacagagacggagAAGCTAATCCGAGAGAAAGACGAAGAG tTGCGGCGAATGCAAGAGATGCTCACAAAGATCCAGGAACAGATGCACACGCAGAAGGAGGCCTATTAA
- the LOC129832050 gene encoding septin-4 isoform X2, which produces MDQDKDYVGFATLPNQVHRKSVKKGFDFTLMVAGESGLGKSTLVNSLFLTDLYKDRKLLNAEERITQTVEITKHTVDIEEKGVKLKLTIVDTPGFGDAVNNTECWKSVADYIDQQFEQYFRDESGLNRKNIQDNRVHCCLYFISPFGHGLRPLDVEFMKALHEKVNIVPILAKADTLTPTEVKKKKFKIREEIQQYGIKIYQFPDCDSDEDEDFKQQDQELKDSIPFAVIGSNTVVEAKGKRVRGRLYPWGIVEVENSAHCDFVKLRNMLVRTHMQDLKDVTRETHYENYRAHCIQSMTRMVVKERNRNKLTRESGTDFPIPVIPSTTDTETEKLIREKDEELRRMQEMLTKIQEQMHTQKEAY; this is translated from the exons GACCAAGACAAGGACTATGTGGGCTTTGCCACACTGCCAAACCAGGTGCACCGTAAGTCTGTTAAGAAGGGCTTTGACTTCACCCTGATGGTAGCAGGGGAGTCTGGTCTGGGCAAGTCCACCCTGGTCAACAGCCTCTTCCTCACAGACCTCTACAAGGACAGGAAGCTACTCAACGCTGAGG AGCGGATCACTCAGACAGTGGAGATCACTAAACACACAGTGGACATTGAGGAGAAGGGCGTAAAGCTGAAGCTCACCATTGTAGACACCCCTGGCTTTGGAGACGCTGTCAATAACACTGAATG CTGGAAGTCAGTGGCGGACTACATCGACCAGCAGTTTGAGCAGTACTTCAGGGACGAGAGTGGACTGAACAGGAAGAACATCCAAGATAACAGAGTCCACTGCTGCCTCTACTTCATCTCTCCCTTCGGACACGG TCTGAGGCCTCTGGATGTGGAGTTTATGAAGGCCCTTCATGAGAAGGTCAACATTGTGCCAATCCTGGCCAAGGCAGATACACTCACACCCACCGAGGTCAAGAAAAAGAAATTCAAG ATCCGAGAGGAGATCCAGCAGTATGGGATTAAGATCTACCAGTTCCCAGACTGTGACTCTGATGAGGATGAGGACTTCAAACAGCAGGATCAGGAGCTCAAG gaCAGTATACCGTTTGCGGTGATCGGCAGCAACACGGTGGTGGAGGCCAAAGGGAAGAGGGTCCGTGGTCGTCTGTATCCCTGGGGCATCGTGGAAG TGGAGAACTCGGCGCACTGTGACTTTGTGAAGCTGAGGAACATGTTGGTGAGGACACACATGCAGGACCTGAAGGATGTGACACGGGAGACCCACTATGAGAACTACAGGGCTCACTGCATCCAGAGCATGACCCGCATGGTGGTGAAGGAACGCAACCGCaa TAAACTGACCAGGGAGAGCGGCACAGACTTCCCCATCCCTGTGATACCAAGTAccacagacacagagacggagAAGCTAATCCGAGAGAAAGACGAAGAG tTGCGGCGAATGCAAGAGATGCTCACAAAGATCCAGGAACAGATGCACACGCAGAAGGAGGCCTATTAA
- the LOC129832050 gene encoding septin-4 isoform X3 → MVAGESGLGKSTLVNSLFLTDLYKDRKLLNAEERITQTVEITKHTVDIEEKGVKLKLTIVDTPGFGDAVNNTECWKSVADYIDQQFEQYFRDESGLNRKNIQDNRVHCCLYFISPFGHGLRPLDVEFMKALHEKVNIVPILAKADTLTPTEVKKKKFKIREEIQQYGIKIYQFPDCDSDEDEDFKQQDQELKDSIPFAVIGSNTVVEAKGKRVRGRLYPWGIVEVENSAHCDFVKLRNMLVRTHMQDLKDVTRETHYENYRAHCIQSMTRMVVKERNRNKLTRESGTDFPIPVIPSTTDTETEKLIREKDEELRRMQEMLTKIQEQMHTQKEAY, encoded by the exons ATGGTAGCAGGGGAGTCTGGTCTGGGCAAGTCCACCCTGGTCAACAGCCTCTTCCTCACAGACCTCTACAAGGACAGGAAGCTACTCAACGCTGAGG AGCGGATCACTCAGACAGTGGAGATCACTAAACACACAGTGGACATTGAGGAGAAGGGCGTAAAGCTGAAGCTCACCATTGTAGACACCCCTGGCTTTGGAGACGCTGTCAATAACACTGAATG CTGGAAGTCAGTGGCGGACTACATCGACCAGCAGTTTGAGCAGTACTTCAGGGACGAGAGTGGACTGAACAGGAAGAACATCCAAGATAACAGAGTCCACTGCTGCCTCTACTTCATCTCTCCCTTCGGACACGG TCTGAGGCCTCTGGATGTGGAGTTTATGAAGGCCCTTCATGAGAAGGTCAACATTGTGCCAATCCTGGCCAAGGCAGATACACTCACACCCACCGAGGTCAAGAAAAAGAAATTCAAG ATCCGAGAGGAGATCCAGCAGTATGGGATTAAGATCTACCAGTTCCCAGACTGTGACTCTGATGAGGATGAGGACTTCAAACAGCAGGATCAGGAGCTCAAG gaCAGTATACCGTTTGCGGTGATCGGCAGCAACACGGTGGTGGAGGCCAAAGGGAAGAGGGTCCGTGGTCGTCTGTATCCCTGGGGCATCGTGGAAG TGGAGAACTCGGCGCACTGTGACTTTGTGAAGCTGAGGAACATGTTGGTGAGGACACACATGCAGGACCTGAAGGATGTGACACGGGAGACCCACTATGAGAACTACAGGGCTCACTGCATCCAGAGCATGACCCGCATGGTGGTGAAGGAACGCAACCGCaa TAAACTGACCAGGGAGAGCGGCACAGACTTCCCCATCCCTGTGATACCAAGTAccacagacacagagacggagAAGCTAATCCGAGAGAAAGACGAAGAG tTGCGGCGAATGCAAGAGATGCTCACAAAGATCCAGGAACAGATGCACACGCAGAAGGAGGCCTATTAA
- the LOC129832050 gene encoding septin-5 isoform X4 translates to MKSCLRGGKRARLLHLIQGNTGNRLDIDPLCGLVRIAECTVAPVAMEDSDHEAHSSSDDLDSAPPSPGHTRDHHHEPEQHSSHSMDDSEDSELENIMQQDPHHSGDHPHPPLGGYEHSPDHEHSHPVDREVEGGDTPGTPTFLRPPTAGGRAQSDNQGVGRLQLGECGMVDHYDMQSPLSPTRPKSPWGRFDPYDFPEDQDKDYVGFATLPNQVHRKSVKKGFDFTLMVAGESGLGKSTLVNSLFLTDLYKDRKLLNAEERITQTVEITKHTVDIEEKGVKLKLTIVDTPGFGDAVNNTECWKSVADYIDQQFEQYFRDESGLNRKNIQDNRVHCCLYFISPFGHGLRPLDVEFMKALHEKVNIVPILAKADTLTPTEVKKKKFKIREEIQQYGIKIYQFPDCDSDEDEDFKQQDQELKDSIPFAVIGSNTVVEAKGKRVRGRLYPWGIVEVENSAHCDFVKLRNMLVRTHMQDLKDVTRETHYENYRAHCIQSMTRMVVKERNRNKLTRESGTDFPIPVIPSTTDTETEKLIREKDEELRRMQEMLTKIQEQMHTQKEAY, encoded by the exons ATGAAGAGCTGCTTGAGAGGAGGCAAGAGAGCCAGGCTGTTACATCTCATACAGGGTAACACAG GCAATAGATTGGACATTGATCCATTGTGTGGTTTGGTCAGA ATTGCAGAGTGCACTGTAGCCCCAGTAGCAATGGAGGACAGTGACCATGAGGCTCACTCatcatcagatgacctggactccGCCCCGCCATCCCCTGGCCACACCAGGGACCACCACCATGAGCCCGAACAG cACTCAAGCCATTCCATGGATGATTCTGAAGACTCTGAGTTGGAGAACATCATGCAACAAGACCCCCACCACAGCGGGGACCACCCTCACCCGCCTCTGGGCGGCTATGAGCACAGCCCCGACCATGAGCACTCCCACCCGGTGGACAGGGAGGTGGAGGGTGGCGACACACCCGGGACACCCACCTTTTTGCGGCCCCCCACGGCGGGTGGCAGAGCCCAGTCAGACAACCAGGGCGTAGGGAGGCTGCAGTTGGGTGAATGTGGGATGGTGGATCACTATGACATGCAGTCTCCCCTCAGTCCCACCAGGCCCAAGAGCCCCTGGGGTCGCTTTGACCCCTACGACTTTCCAGAG GACCAAGACAAGGACTATGTGGGCTTTGCCACACTGCCAAACCAGGTGCACCGTAAGTCTGTTAAGAAGGGCTTTGACTTCACCCTGATGGTAGCAGGGGAGTCTGGTCTGGGCAAGTCCACCCTGGTCAACAGCCTCTTCCTCACAGACCTCTACAAGGACAGGAAGCTACTCAACGCTGAGG AGCGGATCACTCAGACAGTGGAGATCACTAAACACACAGTGGACATTGAGGAGAAGGGCGTAAAGCTGAAGCTCACCATTGTAGACACCCCTGGCTTTGGAGACGCTGTCAATAACACTGAATG CTGGAAGTCAGTGGCGGACTACATCGACCAGCAGTTTGAGCAGTACTTCAGGGACGAGAGTGGACTGAACAGGAAGAACATCCAAGATAACAGAGTCCACTGCTGCCTCTACTTCATCTCTCCCTTCGGACACGG TCTGAGGCCTCTGGATGTGGAGTTTATGAAGGCCCTTCATGAGAAGGTCAACATTGTGCCAATCCTGGCCAAGGCAGATACACTCACACCCACCGAGGTCAAGAAAAAGAAATTCAAG ATCCGAGAGGAGATCCAGCAGTATGGGATTAAGATCTACCAGTTCCCAGACTGTGACTCTGATGAGGATGAGGACTTCAAACAGCAGGATCAGGAGCTCAAG gaCAGTATACCGTTTGCGGTGATCGGCAGCAACACGGTGGTGGAGGCCAAAGGGAAGAGGGTCCGTGGTCGTCTGTATCCCTGGGGCATCGTGGAAG TGGAGAACTCGGCGCACTGTGACTTTGTGAAGCTGAGGAACATGTTGGTGAGGACACACATGCAGGACCTGAAGGATGTGACACGGGAGACCCACTATGAGAACTACAGGGCTCACTGCATCCAGAGCATGACCCGCATGGTGGTGAAGGAACGCAACCGCaa TAAACTGACCAGGGAGAGCGGCACAGACTTCCCCATCCCTGTGATACCAAGTAccacagacacagagacggagAAGCTAATCCGAGAGAAAGACGAAGAG tTGCGGCGAATGCAAGAGATGCTCACAAAGATCCAGGAACAGATGCACACGCAGAAGGAGGCCTATTAA